One region of Turicibacter bilis genomic DNA includes:
- a CDS encoding GNAT family N-acetyltransferase: MKVRIATVEDVQALHQLHFELNCHRHTLQPTNFQGHSVDEEWICENILNVDKDYLVLEIKDEVVGMALLEKKEGHTVNGSVRYRYLYLCDFMIDSSLCLQKYGHELFKEIRRYGKKNFLSYIQLNELINDEERLKFFEKEQLLVTQQTLKSAI, translated from the coding sequence ATGAAAGTACGCATCGCAACAGTAGAAGATGTTCAGGCCTTACATCAGCTTCATTTTGAATTAAATTGTCATCGTCATACATTACAGCCAACAAATTTTCAGGGGCATAGTGTTGATGAGGAATGGATTTGTGAGAATATTTTGAATGTTGACAAGGATTATTTGGTTTTAGAGATTAAGGATGAAGTTGTAGGAATGGCCCTTCTAGAGAAGAAAGAAGGTCATACGGTTAATGGAAGTGTTCGGTATCGATACTTATATCTTTGTGATTTTATGATTGACTCATCACTTTGCTTACAGAAGTATGGTCATGAGTTATTTAAGGAGATTCGTCGTTATGGTAAAAAGAATTTTCTTTCATATATTCAATTAAATGAGTTAATTAATGATGAGGAACGATTAAAGTTTTTTGAAAAAGAACAGTTATTGGTAACTCAGCAAACATTAAAAAGTGCGATTTAG